A single genomic interval of Stieleria maiorica harbors:
- a CDS encoding DOMON domain-containing protein, producing MANSNSKTKDFIDPTFLFRFEVDVQKADLEWTSKGLQLPETCRMPSFGALGGRKVFADVRLGWSEAGLGVHVLVNGKRQVPWCRETRLDESDGFHLWIDTRCSPNIHRATQYCHRFLFMPAGGGPRRERPIASLIEIHRARGNPKPIAPDALSIKTFARHDGYELRGLIPTAALTGFDPAEQSRLALYYAVIDRELGWQTLGAGPEYPVTEDPSLWADAVLN from the coding sequence TTGGCCAATTCAAACTCCAAGACCAAAGACTTCATCGATCCGACGTTTCTGTTTCGTTTTGAAGTCGACGTTCAGAAAGCGGATTTGGAATGGACGTCCAAGGGCCTGCAGCTTCCGGAGACGTGTCGGATGCCATCGTTCGGGGCTCTCGGCGGACGCAAGGTCTTTGCCGACGTGCGGCTGGGGTGGTCCGAAGCCGGGCTCGGCGTCCATGTGCTGGTCAATGGCAAACGGCAGGTCCCTTGGTGTCGCGAAACTCGGCTGGACGAAAGCGACGGTTTTCATCTTTGGATCGATACCCGTTGCAGCCCCAACATCCACCGCGCGACGCAGTACTGCCACCGTTTCCTGTTCATGCCTGCCGGTGGCGGACCACGACGCGAACGCCCGATCGCATCCCTGATCGAAATCCATCGCGCCCGCGGAAACCCAAAACCGATCGCCCCCGACGCGCTGTCGATCAAGACGTTCGCGCGGCACGACGGCTACGAACTCCGTGGTCTGATTCCCACCGCCGCACTGACGGGGTTCGACCCTGCCGAGCAATCTCGCCTGGCACTCTACTACGCCGTCATCGACCGCGAACTCGGCTGGCAAACCCTCGGCGCCGGCCCCGAATACCCTGTCACCGAAGATCCCAGCCTGTGGGCCGACGCCGTGTTGAATTAG
- a CDS encoding amidohydrolase gives MTVPDANDRPDAHDRVEAIDRQVAHLWMVRTFLKHADEAEDDEELRSVVRDIYDFILAVGPIDQVQDDAGYLKMAKKKLSKLRKATELYEEIQPEVSGHTNFVMAAKSLRLALDRISELVVPRDR, from the coding sequence ATGACTGTGCCTGATGCAAACGACCGGCCCGATGCCCATGACCGGGTCGAAGCGATCGACCGCCAAGTCGCCCACCTGTGGATGGTTCGAACGTTCCTGAAACATGCCGACGAAGCCGAGGACGACGAAGAACTGCGGAGCGTGGTTCGAGACATCTACGACTTCATCCTGGCGGTCGGGCCGATCGACCAAGTGCAGGACGATGCCGGCTACCTAAAGATGGCCAAAAAGAAGCTTTCCAAACTGCGTAAAGCCACCGAGCTGTACGAGGAAATCCAACCCGAAGTCAGCGGGCACACCAATTTTGTGATGGCTGCCAAGTCGCTGCGACTGGCACTCGATCGAATCAGCGAGTTGGTCGTGCCGCGGGACCGATAG
- the ychF gene encoding redox-regulated ATPase YchF — MEAGIVGLPNVGKSTLFNALTSSQAAQSENYPFCTIEPNEGIVNVPDERLGRITKYITPQKTIPAALKLVDIAGIVKGASDGEGLGNKFLSHIRQVDAIVQVVRCFEDADVIHVSGNVDPVADIDTIETELVLADLQTLENALAKAQRTARSGDKEAKIRVTAIEKCNAHLESEQPLRTLNLTEPEAKSIHSFGLMTAKPILYVANVDENDLEGKDPLVDKVRKHAQASGANVVCVSAKLEAELAELDEADREEMLADVGLDAPALSTIAQAAYKTLGLQSYFTAGEKEVRAWTIPVGATAPQAAGVIHTDFEKGFIRCEVYTLEDLETYGSEKEIRQAGKLRVEGKDYVMQDGDICHFLHKI, encoded by the coding sequence ATGGAAGCCGGGATTGTCGGATTGCCCAATGTTGGCAAGAGCACGCTTTTTAACGCGTTAACGAGCTCGCAGGCCGCCCAAAGCGAGAATTACCCGTTTTGCACGATCGAACCCAACGAGGGGATCGTCAACGTTCCCGACGAACGTTTGGGCCGAATCACGAAATACATCACCCCGCAAAAGACCATTCCAGCGGCACTGAAGTTGGTGGACATCGCGGGAATCGTCAAAGGTGCGAGCGACGGAGAGGGTTTGGGCAATAAGTTTCTCAGCCATATCCGCCAAGTCGACGCGATCGTCCAAGTGGTGCGCTGTTTCGAAGACGCCGATGTGATTCACGTCTCGGGCAACGTCGATCCGGTGGCCGATATCGACACGATCGAAACCGAATTGGTTTTGGCCGACCTGCAAACGCTGGAAAACGCGCTCGCCAAAGCCCAGCGGACCGCCCGCAGCGGTGACAAGGAGGCCAAAATCCGGGTGACGGCGATCGAAAAATGCAACGCGCACTTGGAATCGGAACAGCCCCTGCGGACCCTCAACCTGACCGAACCGGAGGCCAAGTCGATCCACAGTTTTGGATTGATGACCGCCAAACCGATTCTGTATGTCGCCAACGTCGACGAAAACGACCTGGAAGGCAAAGATCCGCTGGTGGACAAGGTCCGAAAGCACGCCCAGGCATCCGGGGCCAACGTGGTCTGCGTCAGCGCGAAACTGGAAGCGGAGCTGGCGGAGCTGGACGAAGCCGATCGCGAAGAGATGTTGGCCGACGTCGGGTTGGACGCACCGGCACTCAGTACGATCGCCCAAGCGGCCTACAAGACACTGGGGCTGCAAAGCTACTTCACCGCCGGAGAAAAAGAGGTCCGGGCCTGGACAATCCCCGTCGGTGCGACCGCTCCCCAAGCGGCGGGTGTGATCCACACCGACTTTGAAAAGGGTTTCATTCGCTGTGAAGTCTATACACTGGAAGACCTGGAAACCTACGGCAGCGAAAAAGAGATTCGCCAAGCCGGTAAACTACGCGTGGAAGGAAAGGACTACGTCATGCAAGATGGCGACATTTGTCATTTCCTTCACAAAATCTGA